A single genomic interval of Metasolibacillus fluoroglycofenilyticus harbors:
- a CDS encoding toast rack family protein produces MKKVMILGVMIGASVMVLTGCFPFMSGKTREESIEVTRDEAKNLNVDIDLGVGEVTIAKGAKQWVEGTAQYNKKKLAPQVRYKSKGQTGEVKIEQKGSRNIGLSEVKSNWSLMLNEDVPMDLSIETGAAVAKLDLQGLQLQKLDIDTGVGDLSVNLGGDWSKGFDTKIESGVGKTTVILPSAVGVKITVEKGIGTLDVDGFIANGNGVYVNEAYGEAEVTINVSIEMGIGEVTLKLDK; encoded by the coding sequence ATGAAAAAGGTAATGATACTTGGAGTGATGATAGGTGCTTCGGTTATGGTGTTAACAGGCTGCTTTCCTTTTATGTCAGGCAAAACAAGAGAGGAATCCATTGAGGTTACCAGGGATGAGGCTAAAAACTTAAATGTCGATATTGACCTTGGGGTGGGAGAGGTAACAATTGCTAAAGGTGCAAAGCAATGGGTAGAGGGCACTGCGCAGTATAATAAAAAGAAGTTAGCTCCGCAAGTGAGGTATAAATCAAAGGGGCAGACAGGCGAAGTCAAAATTGAACAAAAGGGTTCGAGAAACATTGGTTTGTCAGAAGTAAAAAGCAATTGGTCGCTTATGCTGAATGAAGATGTGCCGATGGATTTATCTATAGAGACGGGTGCAGCCGTTGCTAAGCTCGACCTACAGGGTCTACAGCTTCAAAAGCTAGATATTGACACAGGCGTTGGTGATTTATCCGTTAATTTAGGCGGCGATTGGTCAAAGGGCTTTGACACAAAAATTGAATCAGGTGTAGGCAAAACAACTGTTATTTTACCATCAGCCGTAGGTGTGAAAATTACAGTGGAAAAAGGTATCGGTACTCTTGATGTCGATGGCTTTATTGCTAATGGAAATGGCGTATATGTCAATGAAGCATATGGTGAGGCAGAAGTAACAATTAATGTAAGTATTGAAATGGGCATCGGCGAAGTCACATTAAAGTTAGATAAATAA
- a CDS encoding CynX/NimT family MFS transporter, translating into MNSDLSSQTNKKLTKQTLLFVVAIFLIATILRTPLTVVGPAIPFIRADLGISNTLAGFLTTIPLLAFAVISPFAASIARKLGMENTLFYSVIFLAIGIILRSTGVAFLLIAGTILIGIAISFANVLIPSYFKLKFPLHIGLLMGIYTVSMNLSAGLAVGISHPIASSSWGWQGALGFSIILCLITLAAWLPLLRSNKVEMIGPSAKQPRAKLSRSGLAWTVALTMGFQSFFFYSLATWLPEILVSQGITPEKAGWLTMLSQFAQIPMTFIVPIIASRLSSQRPIAVFFIICYFIGYAGLLMEWTSLVIIWMIFLGFAGGASFSLCMMLFTLRTKTAYEAAELSGFAQSIGYLLAAVGPIALGYIHDATGDWYVPNVMFIIITVILFITSMISSQNRTI; encoded by the coding sequence ATGAATTCAGATTTATCAAGCCAAACAAATAAAAAACTAACAAAGCAAACTTTGCTCTTCGTTGTAGCCATTTTTCTTATTGCAACGATTTTACGAACACCACTGACTGTCGTAGGGCCCGCTATTCCATTTATTCGTGCTGATTTAGGAATTTCCAATACGCTGGCTGGATTTTTAACGACGATTCCTTTATTAGCCTTTGCGGTTATTTCACCCTTTGCGGCATCAATCGCACGTAAATTGGGGATGGAGAACACTTTATTTTATTCTGTTATATTTTTAGCAATAGGAATCATTTTACGTTCTACAGGTGTTGCGTTTTTACTTATAGCTGGAACAATATTAATTGGGATAGCTATTTCCTTTGCCAACGTACTTATTCCTAGTTATTTCAAGCTGAAATTTCCGCTACATATCGGACTTTTAATGGGGATTTATACCGTATCTATGAACCTCTCAGCTGGGCTAGCGGTCGGCATAAGTCATCCCATCGCCTCATCATCGTGGGGCTGGCAGGGGGCTCTAGGTTTCTCCATAATCCTTTGTCTGATAACATTGGCTGCTTGGCTTCCTTTATTACGTAGCAATAAAGTAGAAATGATTGGCCCTAGTGCAAAACAACCGCGCGCAAAGCTCTCTCGTTCAGGGCTTGCATGGACTGTCGCTTTAACAATGGGATTCCAATCGTTCTTCTTTTATTCTTTAGCGACATGGCTACCAGAAATACTAGTATCACAAGGCATAACTCCTGAAAAAGCGGGTTGGCTTACAATGCTTTCACAGTTTGCGCAAATCCCAATGACCTTTATCGTGCCAATTATCGCAAGTAGACTCTCTTCTCAACGTCCTATTGCAGTATTTTTTATTATTTGCTATTTCATTGGTTATGCTGGGCTTTTAATGGAATGGACAAGCCTAGTAATCATTTGGATGATTTTCCTTGGCTTCGCGGGAGGAGCCTCCTTCAGTCTGTGTATGATGCTTTTCACTTTGCGCACTAAAACAGCATATGAAGCTGCTGAGCTATCAGGATTTGCTCAATCTATTGGCTACTTGCTTGCAGCGGTTGGACCTATCGCGCTTGGCTATATTCATGATGCTACGGGCGACTGGTATGTTCCAAATGTCATGTTCATTATTATTACGGTCATACTTTTCATAACAAGTATGATTAGCTCACAAAACCGTACAATCTAA
- a CDS encoding SLOG family protein, which translates to MIKTLFITGYRPHELGIFNEQHPGIAIIKKAIENKLLALLDEGLEWVIVSGQLGVELWATEVVRALKEQYPILKYSVITPFLEQEKNWNEHKQELYQRMILQADFVTSVTKRPYEAPWQFIEKDKFIISNTDAALLIYDEENEASPKYVLNLVKKYMEQHDEYELLSINAYDLQVIAEEMQQENW; encoded by the coding sequence ATGATTAAAACACTTTTTATTACAGGCTATAGGCCACATGAGTTAGGTATTTTTAATGAGCAGCATCCAGGCATTGCGATTATAAAAAAAGCAATAGAAAATAAGTTACTGGCATTATTAGATGAGGGCTTAGAATGGGTGATTGTTAGTGGTCAGCTAGGTGTTGAACTATGGGCGACAGAGGTTGTTCGCGCATTAAAGGAGCAATACCCTATCTTAAAATATTCGGTTATTACACCATTTTTAGAGCAGGAGAAAAATTGGAATGAGCATAAGCAAGAGCTATATCAACGAATGATTTTACAGGCTGATTTTGTCACAAGTGTAACGAAGCGACCATATGAGGCGCCTTGGCAGTTTATTGAGAAGGATAAATTTATTATTAGCAATACAGATGCGGCGCTACTCATTTATGATGAGGAAAATGAAGCATCACCTAAATATGTATTAAATTTAGTAAAAAAATATATGGAGCAACACGATGAATACGAGCTTTTATCAATTAATGCTTATGATTTACAAGTCATTGCTGAAGAAATGCAGCAAGAAAATTGGTAA
- a CDS encoding DMT family transporter has protein sequence MGKAKIYIILLIVMLAWGLNVVALKLLVSYFSPLTMTAVRIFIAGITVVGILALLKKLQKPTRTEVYSIMAASILGVVLHHSLLAFGLANTMATKGSIILGFSPLLTAILAIIFGFTQMSWQRFLGFVVGTFGVIMAVLRGGEGMTGIAIGDILVFLSILAQAFSFLIISKASKTLNPVVLTGYMMLSGSIVLLLLALMIEPAQFIYFTTVAPSAIALLLASAIFATALGHVIYNYAIAKIGAAETAIFGNFNTLFSLLGTAILLKEPIGMNQIFGCLLIIVGVLTGTGAIEAFVRSRKA, from the coding sequence GTGGGAAAAGCTAAAATATATATCATTTTACTAATTGTAATGCTAGCTTGGGGATTAAATGTTGTTGCCTTAAAGCTATTAGTTTCTTATTTTAGTCCATTGACGATGACTGCTGTGCGTATTTTTATTGCTGGCATTACTGTTGTAGGGATTTTAGCTCTTTTAAAAAAGCTACAAAAGCCTACTCGTACCGAGGTATATTCTATAATGGCTGCAAGTATATTAGGCGTCGTGCTACACCATAGCTTGTTAGCATTTGGATTAGCAAATACGATGGCTACGAAGGGCAGTATTATTTTAGGCTTTAGCCCATTATTAACGGCAATACTTGCTATCATTTTTGGCTTCACACAAATGAGTTGGCAGCGTTTTTTAGGCTTTGTTGTAGGCACGTTTGGAGTGATAATGGCTGTTTTACGTGGGGGAGAAGGAATGACGGGAATAGCAATAGGAGATATCCTCGTCTTTCTATCTATTTTAGCACAAGCATTTAGTTTTCTAATCATAAGTAAGGCATCCAAAACGTTGAATCCGGTCGTACTAACAGGCTATATGATGCTAAGTGGCTCGATAGTTTTGCTATTACTAGCGTTAATGATAGAGCCGGCGCAGTTTATCTACTTTACTACGGTTGCACCGTCAGCAATAGCTTTATTATTAGCATCTGCAATATTCGCAACTGCTCTGGGTCATGTTATTTATAATTATGCCATCGCAAAAATAGGCGCAGCCGAAACCGCGATTTTTGGTAATTTTAACACGTTATTCAGCTTGCTAGGCACAGCCATTTTACTAAAGGAGCCGATAGGTATGAATCAAATATTTGGCTGCTTGCTTATAATTGTTGGTGTGCTGACAGGAACAGGAGCGATAGAGGCATTTGTGCGAAGCCGAAAAGCATGA
- a CDS encoding xanthine phosphoribosyltransferase codes for MKLLKDKIQQEGKVLSDVVLKVDSFLNHQIDPMLMQEVGEEFANRYSDEIITKVLTIESSGIAPATFLGLVLGAPVVFARKRKSLTLTDNLYSSKVHSFTKNEVNEISVSKSFLSADDRVIIIDDFLANGEALKGLLDIVQQSGAHVVGAGIVIEKGFQQGGQQLREQGLRIESLANIKSLANGKVEFFD; via the coding sequence ATGAAGCTTTTAAAGGATAAAATTCAGCAAGAAGGAAAAGTATTATCAGATGTTGTATTAAAGGTGGATTCTTTTTTAAATCACCAAATCGACCCTATGCTAATGCAGGAAGTAGGGGAGGAGTTTGCCAATCGCTATAGCGATGAAATCATTACAAAGGTGTTAACAATTGAATCGTCGGGTATCGCACCAGCAACATTTTTAGGACTAGTGCTTGGTGCGCCTGTTGTTTTTGCTCGCAAGCGTAAATCTTTAACATTAACAGATAATTTATATTCTTCAAAGGTTCATTCTTTCACGAAAAACGAAGTAAATGAAATTTCCGTTTCTAAAAGTTTTTTGTCAGCAGATGACCGCGTAATTATTATCGATGATTTTCTAGCGAATGGTGAGGCGTTGAAAGGATTATTAGATATTGTCCAACAGTCAGGTGCGCATGTTGTTGGCGCGGGAATTGTTATTGAAAAGGGCTTCCAGCAGGGCGGACAACAATTACGAGAGCAAGGTTTACGCATTGAATCATTGGCAAATATTAAATCATTAGCAAACGGCAAAGTTGAATTTTTTGATTAG
- a CDS encoding ornithine--oxo-acid transaminase: MTKTAQLITQTENFGANNYHPLPIVISEAEGVWVKDPEGNKYMDMLSAYSAVNQGHRHPKIIEALKKQADRVTLTSRAFHSDQLGPWYEKVSKLTNKEMVLPMNTGAEAVETAIKTARRWAYEKKGVAENQAHIIGCIGNFHGRTMAAVSLSSEAEYQRGFGPLLPGFSLVPYGDIDALKNAITPNTAAFIVEPIQGEAGILIPPAGFLKAAKQLCEENNVLFIADEIQSGLARSGKMFAYEWEGITPDILILGKALGGGVFPISCVVANRDVLGVFNPGSHGSTFGGNPLACAVSIAALEVIEEEDLAARSLGLGDYFQEALRQINHPAIKEVRGRGLFIGLELHESARPYCEKLMERGLLCKETHDTVIRFAPPLVITKEDLDWAIEQIKAVF, encoded by the coding sequence ATGACGAAAACAGCTCAACTTATTACACAAACTGAAAATTTCGGTGCAAATAACTACCATCCACTGCCGATTGTGATTTCTGAAGCAGAAGGTGTATGGGTAAAGGACCCTGAAGGCAATAAATATATGGATATGTTATCTGCTTATTCTGCAGTTAACCAAGGTCACCGCCATCCTAAAATCATTGAGGCATTAAAAAAACAAGCTGACCGCGTGACATTAACATCTCGTGCATTCCACTCTGATCAACTAGGTCCTTGGTATGAAAAAGTAAGTAAATTAACGAATAAAGAAATGGTTCTACCAATGAACACAGGTGCTGAGGCAGTTGAAACAGCGATTAAAACGGCTCGTCGTTGGGCATACGAGAAAAAAGGGGTAGCAGAAAACCAAGCACATATTATTGGCTGTATCGGCAACTTCCACGGTCGTACGATGGCAGCGGTTTCTTTATCCTCTGAGGCAGAGTATCAGCGTGGCTTCGGTCCATTATTACCGGGCTTCAGCTTAGTACCATATGGCGATATTGATGCATTAAAAAATGCTATTACGCCAAATACAGCGGCATTTATTGTTGAGCCAATTCAAGGGGAAGCAGGTATCCTTATTCCACCAGCAGGCTTCTTAAAAGCGGCAAAGCAATTATGTGAAGAAAACAATGTATTATTTATCGCAGACGAAATTCAAAGTGGTCTTGCACGCTCTGGAAAAATGTTTGCTTATGAATGGGAAGGTATTACACCAGATATTTTAATCCTTGGTAAAGCGCTAGGTGGCGGAGTTTTCCCGATTTCATGTGTTGTAGCTAACCGTGATGTTTTAGGCGTATTTAACCCAGGTTCACATGGCTCTACATTCGGTGGAAATCCACTTGCATGTGCGGTATCTATTGCGGCACTTGAAGTAATTGAAGAGGAAGACTTAGCAGCACGCTCACTAGGCTTGGGCGACTACTTCCAGGAAGCCCTTCGCCAAATCAACCACCCTGCGATTAAAGAAGTACGCGGACGCGGTTTATTTATCGGCTTAGAATTACACGAATCTGCTCGACCATACTGTGAGAAATTAATGGAGCGCGGCTTATTATGTAAAGAAACACACGATACAGTAATCCGCTTTGCACCACCATTAGTAATTACAAAAGAAGATTTAGATTGGGCAATCGAACAAATTAAAGCTGTGTTTTAA
- a CDS encoding IclR family transcriptional regulator, whose amino-acid sequence MQLLERCVKIAKALMSSDTHNGLSISDLAQKCDLPISTLHRILQAMIQQGMVEQNKQTKHYHIGTIWMEIGLQIYDSQDFINVIRPELQRLSKEVGESVYLSKMSGTDTIIIERIDNITNPIRIYDPLGIRIPMHIGSGNKALLAAMSDEEVTEILSQLVTPKEIEQLKKQLMQIKAKGFAVSHGEFTKGTSAVSAVVYNGFNEIEGVVTIDFVSFNVSDEHIQTLANSVIDTAKRISLKLGYKGGV is encoded by the coding sequence ATGCAATTATTAGAAAGATGTGTAAAAATAGCCAAAGCACTTATGTCCTCTGATACACATAACGGTTTATCCATTTCTGATTTAGCTCAAAAATGTGATTTGCCAATTAGTACCTTGCACAGAATTTTACAAGCAATGATTCAGCAAGGTATGGTGGAACAAAATAAACAAACAAAACACTATCATATCGGGACAATTTGGATGGAAATCGGTTTGCAAATATATGATTCCCAGGATTTTATTAATGTCATCCGACCTGAGCTACAGCGTCTATCAAAGGAAGTTGGAGAAAGTGTATACTTAAGCAAAATGTCAGGCACAGATACAATAATCATCGAACGAATTGACAATATTACTAACCCTATTCGCATCTATGATCCATTAGGTATTCGGATTCCAATGCATATTGGTTCAGGTAATAAAGCTTTACTCGCTGCAATGTCAGATGAAGAAGTAACAGAGATTTTAAGCCAGCTTGTCACACCGAAAGAGATAGAACAACTTAAAAAACAGCTTATGCAAATAAAGGCAAAGGGCTTTGCTGTCAGTCATGGAGAATTTACAAAAGGAACATCAGCTGTTTCCGCTGTTGTTTATAATGGATTTAATGAAATTGAAGGTGTTGTAACCATTGACTTTGTAAGCTTCAATGTCTCCGATGAACATATTCAAACATTAGCAAACAGTGTCATCGACACAGCTAAGCGAATTTCTTTGAAGCTTGGCTATAAGGGAGGTGTCTGA
- a CDS encoding MFS transporter, with protein MVRLAKVIWLQGLLDFSLSAYFIFTTWSLYEQTENVVYTGLFVGLGFLPSLLCIPFIGVFVDRYNKKHLLILALTLILLTICTVLISFKNISPVLLISSNMVLQLCGSLIRPTMQAYLATIFIKEQLIITFQKSASYTIIGGILGTAISSFFIAQALINTLSFIILLTLIIAFYLLWQLPTEQASTALTHHSILEEMIAGFIYSLSSRFFLQLLVIMAIGQLIYHTTIGFLAAYTYEVLKSSATVYGLLEITVSSSGVLAGLLGAKFIKLFQRFSSLTIMLILIASLFLLTFNTTLAFTMVGCAGIGYCTTWIRTTFQAIQQISTEPQYHGRAASVRMFFNQGIVVCLTPIFGILAENFSIHHVFFILAALSFIGMLLCSTSQVHKQF; from the coding sequence TTGGTTCGTTTAGCAAAAGTAATTTGGTTACAAGGATTATTGGATTTTTCCTTATCTGCTTATTTTATTTTTACTACATGGAGTCTTTATGAGCAAACAGAGAATGTGGTGTATACAGGACTATTTGTAGGGCTAGGATTTTTACCAAGCTTATTATGCATACCTTTTATCGGGGTATTTGTAGATCGTTATAACAAAAAGCATTTATTAATTTTGGCACTAACATTAATACTTCTAACAATATGTACAGTTCTAATAAGTTTCAAAAATATATCGCCTGTACTGCTAATTTCGTCCAATATGGTACTGCAATTATGCGGGTCACTTATACGTCCAACTATGCAAGCATATCTAGCTACCATCTTTATTAAAGAGCAGCTTATTATCACTTTTCAAAAATCGGCTTCTTACACGATTATTGGTGGTATTTTAGGTACTGCTATTAGTAGTTTCTTCATTGCTCAAGCATTGATTAACACGCTATCATTCATCATTTTGTTAACCTTAATCATCGCATTTTATTTACTTTGGCAATTACCAACAGAGCAAGCATCTACTGCTCTTACCCACCATTCAATACTCGAAGAAATGATAGCTGGCTTTATCTATTCCCTGTCTAGTCGTTTTTTTCTACAACTACTGGTCATCATGGCAATTGGGCAATTGATTTATCATACAACTATCGGATTTTTAGCAGCTTATACGTATGAAGTTTTAAAATCTTCTGCTACTGTTTATGGATTGCTTGAAATAACAGTTTCAAGCAGCGGTGTATTAGCTGGACTACTTGGCGCAAAATTCATAAAGCTATTCCAGCGATTTTCTTCACTAACTATTATGCTCATACTAATAGCTAGTCTTTTTTTGCTAACGTTTAACACAACGCTTGCATTCACTATGGTAGGCTGTGCAGGCATTGGGTACTGTACAACATGGATACGAACAACATTTCAAGCCATTCAACAAATATCAACAGAACCTCAATACCACGGTCGTGCTGCTAGTGTTCGTATGTTTTTTAATCAAGGTATTGTCGTTTGTTTAACACCTATTTTTGGTATATTAGCTGAAAACTTCTCTATCCACCACGTATTTTTCATATTAGCTGCTCTTAGCTTTATTGGAATGCTTCTTTGTAGTACTAGCCAGGTACATAAACAATTCTGA
- a CDS encoding restriction endonuclease codes for MKKRKKKHKKSLFTSFLQILLVISGVIGWYFTKTWQGIITAIVIYFVVIICCTVWFKTRRLARLRRAGIKDVDNMTGEEFEQFLGQLFKRRGYKVSYTAASGDYGADLILKDRKEIIAVQAKRYSGTVGVKAVQEIIGAVKMYDATEAWVVTNSHFTKQAIKLADINDVYLIDREELIDLILKK; via the coding sequence TTGAAAAAAAGAAAGAAAAAACATAAAAAAAGCTTATTCACTTCATTCCTTCAAATATTATTAGTAATCTCTGGTGTTATAGGCTGGTATTTCACAAAAACGTGGCAAGGTATTATCACTGCCATCGTCATTTATTTCGTTGTCATTATTTGCTGTACAGTTTGGTTTAAAACGAGACGACTTGCTCGTTTACGTAGAGCGGGAATTAAAGATGTAGATAATATGACTGGGGAAGAATTTGAACAATTTTTAGGCCAGTTATTCAAACGCCGCGGATATAAAGTATCCTATACTGCCGCTTCTGGTGATTATGGGGCAGACTTGATTTTAAAGGACCGCAAAGAAATAATTGCTGTGCAAGCTAAGCGTTATAGCGGCACAGTCGGCGTAAAAGCAGTGCAAGAAATTATCGGTGCAGTTAAAATGTATGATGCAACAGAGGCATGGGTTGTGACAAATAGCCATTTCACAAAGCAGGCTATCAAGCTCGCGGATATTAACGATGTTTATTTGATTGACCGTGAAGAATTAATCGACCTTATTCTAAAAAAATAA
- a CDS encoding nucleobase:cation symporter-2 family protein, producing MNGFKATTLGIQHLLAMYAGAILVPLIIGGALNFTPAQMTYLVAIDIMMCGIATLLQVWKGKYIGIGLPVVLGCTFTAVSPIILIGSSSGLGAVYGAIIASGIIIVLISGVFGLLVRFFPPVVTGSVVTIIGVSLIPVAINNMGGGQGADDFASGSNVGLAFITLLIILVIYRFSNGFIRAIAILLGLVIGTIVAAFMGKVDFTPVIDASWMHIAVPFYLATPTFDASAIIIMTLVAMVSLVESTGVYYALSDICEKPLTSKDLAKGYRAEGLASIIGGIFNAFPYTTFSQNVGLIQVSGVRDRKVIFITGGMLVALGFLPKLAALTTIIPTPVLGAAMLAMFGMVITQGIKMLAPEIAKSTENAMIVACAVGLGIGVAVVPELFASLPSKFGLNILTSNGIVCGSVTAIVLNIVFNMIGKK from the coding sequence ATGAATGGCTTTAAGGCAACAACTTTAGGTATTCAGCATTTACTCGCAATGTACGCAGGAGCAATTTTAGTACCTTTGATTATCGGTGGCGCACTCAATTTTACGCCAGCACAAATGACATATTTAGTCGCAATTGATATTATGATGTGTGGTATTGCGACACTATTGCAAGTATGGAAAGGCAAATATATCGGTATTGGTTTGCCTGTTGTACTTGGCTGTACATTTACAGCGGTAAGCCCAATTATCTTAATCGGTTCTTCTAGCGGCTTAGGAGCAGTTTACGGTGCGATTATCGCTTCCGGTATCATTATTGTTTTAATTTCAGGTGTTTTTGGCTTATTAGTGCGCTTTTTCCCACCTGTTGTAACAGGCTCAGTTGTGACAATTATTGGGGTTAGTTTAATTCCAGTAGCAATTAACAATATGGGCGGTGGACAAGGGGCAGATGACTTTGCGTCAGGTTCTAATGTTGGTTTAGCATTTATTACACTACTAATTATTTTAGTAATTTACCGTTTTTCTAATGGGTTTATCCGTGCGATTGCTATTTTATTAGGCTTAGTCATTGGGACGATTGTTGCAGCATTTATGGGGAAGGTAGACTTTACACCAGTTATTGATGCTTCTTGGATGCATATTGCAGTGCCATTCTATTTAGCGACACCGACCTTCGATGCATCTGCCATTATTATAATGACACTTGTAGCGATGGTATCCCTAGTTGAATCAACAGGTGTTTACTACGCATTAAGTGATATTTGTGAAAAGCCCTTAACATCGAAGGATTTAGCGAAGGGATATCGTGCGGAAGGGTTAGCCTCTATTATCGGTGGTATTTTCAATGCTTTCCCATACACGACGTTTTCACAAAATGTCGGCTTAATTCAAGTATCTGGCGTGCGTGACCGCAAAGTTATTTTTATTACAGGTGGGATGTTAGTTGCGCTAGGTTTTTTACCGAAGCTTGCTGCTTTAACGACAATTATTCCAACACCTGTGCTAGGTGCTGCGATGCTAGCGATGTTCGGAATGGTCATTACACAAGGAATTAAAATGCTAGCTCCAGAAATTGCGAAATCAACAGAAAATGCCATGATTGTTGCCTGTGCGGTAGGATTAGGTATCGGCGTAGCCGTTGTACCAGAGTTATTCGCATCATTACCTTCTAAGTTTGGCTTAAATATTTTAACATCAAATGGAATCGTCTGTGGTTCTGTGACAGCGATTGTTCTTAACATTGTATTCAATATGATTGGCAAAAAATAA
- a CDS encoding SgrR family transcriptional regulator: MELALQLLWSLRNEQLSIHKISEMMQLSTKQVTRKIKKWETEGWIRYCAGKGRGHISSIQWLQDIEKQLLIVLNSEFKQKNFKALTDINMSYFSEKFQQNVAALLTENIVSDERKAASMLTIPIYSKNLNLHPHNYSDTESGWVLSHIYSRIVIQNNNTFKGDLIHHWEQFGQCFIFYVRPFLYWHNGETVKIEEIMQSIKTTFMLNKYSYFFRKVISIEKRTNAIFEIKYIGGEEELLTLLSQLDFSLYHPLNYRIGTGAYKIAQDSNGAVQLTACSQYHLTQALINKIQFVTIPSTLQRRLEWSMQQNEAQYQSCVELGGIVSTYFNPFSNNLQKREVRLYMLWILKRFAQQIGQVDSLKSSCVQEILTSLQRVSMPALRIGYIVNQTKFIVALHNFCEEQGIQAEVIKLTIDDLPLNKLFTQVDLIIIGEYLAPPFILENDKEHPLSIILENVNDNTWFAVLYKSFREIYYPSNFRRSVENIYGYPNLTTCWFGC, encoded by the coding sequence ATGGAGTTAGCATTGCAATTATTATGGTCACTGCGTAATGAACAACTATCCATTCATAAGATAAGTGAGATGATGCAGTTAAGTACAAAGCAAGTGACTCGCAAAATCAAGAAATGGGAGACAGAGGGCTGGATACGTTATTGTGCAGGTAAAGGAAGGGGACATATATCAAGCATTCAGTGGTTGCAGGATATCGAGAAACAATTACTTATTGTATTAAATAGTGAATTCAAACAGAAAAATTTCAAAGCCCTAACAGATATAAATATGTCTTACTTTTCAGAGAAGTTCCAGCAAAATGTCGCAGCATTATTGACGGAAAATATCGTGTCAGATGAACGAAAAGCAGCGTCAATGCTGACAATACCTATTTATAGTAAAAATCTAAACCTTCACCCACATAATTATAGCGATACCGAAAGTGGCTGGGTGTTATCCCATATTTATAGCCGTATCGTAATTCAAAATAATAATACGTTTAAAGGAGATTTAATCCACCATTGGGAGCAATTTGGACAATGCTTTATTTTTTACGTTCGCCCATTTCTTTATTGGCATAATGGAGAAACCGTAAAAATAGAAGAAATCATGCAATCAATTAAAACGACTTTTATGCTAAACAAATATAGTTATTTTTTTAGAAAAGTGATTAGTATAGAAAAACGAACGAATGCTATTTTTGAAATCAAATATATCGGGGGAGAGGAAGAATTACTAACACTTCTTTCTCAATTGGATTTTAGCTTGTATCATCCATTAAACTACCGCATTGGAACAGGGGCGTATAAAATAGCTCAAGATTCTAATGGAGCAGTGCAATTAACAGCATGCTCTCAATATCACCTCACACAAGCACTTATTAATAAGATTCAATTTGTAACGATACCTTCAACGCTGCAAAGAAGGCTGGAATGGTCAATGCAACAAAACGAAGCGCAGTATCAGAGCTGTGTGGAGCTAGGGGGAATCGTATCAACTTACTTTAATCCTTTTTCAAACAACTTGCAGAAGCGCGAGGTACGTCTATATATGCTATGGATTTTAAAGCGATTTGCGCAACAAATAGGGCAGGTGGATTCTCTAAAGTCATCCTGTGTTCAAGAAATATTAACTAGCCTACAACGGGTAAGTATGCCGGCATTGCGTATTGGCTATATCGTCAATCAAACGAAATTTATTGTAGCTTTGCATAATTTTTGTGAAGAGCAAGGTATACAAGCAGAGGTAATAAAGCTTACGATTGATGATTTGCCTTTAAATAAATTATTTACACAAGTAGATTTAATAATAATAGGAGAGTACCTCGCCCCACCATTTATTTTAGAAAATGATAAAGAGCACCCATTGTCTATTATTTTAGAAAATGTTAATGATAACACGTGGTTTGCTGTCCTGTATAAATCCTTCCGGGAAATCTATTATCCCTCTAATTTCAGAAGAAGTGTAGAAAATATTTATGGTTATCCTAATTTAACGACATGTTGGTTTGGATGTTAA